Within Raphanus sativus cultivar WK10039 unplaced genomic scaffold, ASM80110v3 Scaffold1951, whole genome shotgun sequence, the genomic segment TATGCGAATTTGAGAGTTTTCAAGATTGTAATATGCGTTTGTATCATCTGTGTTGTGACAGTTTCTTAGATTGCTTTAATTGAATTGTCTTGATTCTTGATAAAAATCAAGtcaagtttgtattttttttgttttttcagttttgtGAGCTGAATAATTGAGCTAGGAAGATAGAAAATTTTCAATTTGTATATAACTCAGATAATGGGAACTTGTAGATTATGGTTTGGAGAAATCTGCATGTGGTATAGGATTTTGATGATCTAATAGCAAATTGAGTGTAGTGTGTGAATGTGTTTTCTAGTAAGTTGACTTCTGATGATAATAAGATGTATACTTTTGTTAGATTCATGCAATTTCCGAGGAGAAAAAGTTGAGATCTGTTTTTGTggtttctctgttttgtttacTCTCTTTTGACTGTGTTCTCAGTTTGACTCATGAAGTCTAAAGATTCTAGATTCCTTATTGATTGATAATAGAGTAGTGGAACTAAATAGTAATTGATTTGTAAGATCTATCTCATTGTCTATGTCATAAGCCTCTTCGCTTGTTCCCTTAAGATAAAAGTGATTTTTGTGTAGAAAAATTAAAGTACATAAATGGTTTATTATCTGCTTTATATTCACAATAGATGATACAGTGATTAGTTATCACACTTGTGCAGATTTCACCATGAAAGTTTTGTggattattttgaacaaaaccCAAATACTAGCATATAAGTAAATAGTCCTCCTTGGAATAAGGTTTTTCTAAGAATTTAGGTTTGAATATTCACATTAAAGTTAacagatatataatttatgttttatgaaatttgaataataatcttttttttttctcattcctGGTATGCTTTGTGCAGAGAGTTCCAGATAAGTTTGTGAGTAAATTCAAGGACGAGCTATCGGTTGCAGTTGCACTCACAGTACCTGATGGTCATGTTTGGCGTGTAGGGCTAAGGAAAGCTGACAACAACAAAATCTGGTTTCAAGATGGTTGGCAAGAGTTTGTTGACCGTTACTCAATCCGCATTGGTTACCTTTTGATATTCAGATACGAAGGCAACTCTGCCTTCAGCGTCTACATTTACAACTTATCACACTCCGAGATCAACTACCATTCCACCGGTCTCATGGATTCTGCACACAACCACTTCAAACGTGCACGCTTGTTTGAGGACCTTGAAGATGAAGATGTTGAGGTCGTTCATCCTTCTTCTTTGTTGTACCCGTCACAGCATCCTGAAACTACTGCGCACGCTAGTAAAGGGCATACTAGTTCAGCTATCCAGAGCTTCTTCGCTGGACCTGTTAAAGGTGACTTCCTCTCACCTTTCTTTCTTGTTTATCGTGATCGTACTTGTATTTCTTATGTTTCCTTTCTTTACCAGCTGAAGAGACAACACCAACCCCAAAAGTTCCAAAAAAGAgagggaggaagaagaagaacgctGATCCTGGTAATCATTGTTCTCTCTTCTTAAACTTTTACTGCAGACTCTTGTTTCATACTTAGATAGCTTCTCACTACAAGCTACCTTTTTGATGTGATTTATCCAGAGGAAATAAACTCATCTGCTCCAAGGGATGATGACCCAGAGAACCGTTCAAAGTTCTACGAGAGTGCTTCTGCGAGAAAGAGAACCGTGACTGCAGAGGAAAGAGAGAGGGCTATTAATGCAGCCAAAACGTTCGAGCCAACGAACCCTTTCTTCAGAGTTGTCCTACGACCATCGTATCTATACAGAGGTTGCATCATGGTAAAGCAACAAAACATCTCATTATTACATCACAATGGTATCTGAAACAATtctatttttgttgttgttgcatgtTTCTTTCAACAGTATCTGCCGTCTGGTTTTGCTGAGAAGTATTTAAGCGGGATCTCAGG encodes:
- the LOC130505022 gene encoding B3 domain-containing transcription factor VRN1 encodes the protein MPRPFFHKLIFSSTIQEKRLRVPDKFVSKFKDELSVAVALTVPDGHVWRVGLRKADNNKIWFQDGWQEFVDRYSIRIGYLLIFRYEGNSAFSVYIYNLSHSEINYHSTGLMDSAHNHFKRARLFEDLEDEDVEVVHPSSLLYPSQHPETTAHASKGHTSSAIQSFFAGPVKAEETTPTPKVPKKRGRKKKNADPEEINSSAPRDDDPENRSKFYESASARKRTVTAEERERAINAAKTFEPTNPFFRVVLRPSYLYRGCIMYLPSGFAEKYLSGISGFIKVQLGEKQWPVRCLYKAGRAKFSQGWYEFTLENNLGEGDVCVFELLRTRDFVLKVTAFRVNEYV